In Mycteria americana isolate JAX WOST 10 ecotype Jacksonville Zoo and Gardens chromosome Z, USCA_MyAme_1.0, whole genome shotgun sequence, the sequence CCATGTATTTATAAAATGCCCGGATGTCATATTCTAATAATGCTTGCTTTGACCAACAAAAGTGAAAGAGGATCAACAACACTTCACATTTGTCATTTCAGTTAGACACCTCACTTCTAATCCCCCTTTGTGTCAGCCAGCTTTATAGGTGTCCTCATTTGAACAATTGTattattttaaggttttatttttaaacataatgaaGAACTAGTTACTAGAAAGCACAACTCTGTGCTGCTGTTTAGAAATACGCAAAGTCTAAACATGTAATGACTGCCACAAGCTCTTTAGAATTAGGCTTTGCAAAATTAATCACTTCTGTTAGAAAAACATGAATTGGAATTAAGGTTAAATAATTTTGGCATATTTACAACACAAACCCCAGTTGGACTTTTGCCAGTATGCCAGCATTTTGCAACCTGGAAGGCAGCAGTTTCAAGGGCCATGAGAACAAAGATCAGAAGGTCCTAAATCAAAGGTAGCCAGAAGGTCCATGAGTAGGAAGAACTACTGTCACCAGCACATGCAGCCTCCTCCTGTACTCTCCCACAGCCACCTGCTATAGGTCACTAGGACACAGCACACTAGGCCACCTGGGCCTTTGCTCTCACCCCATTTATGGCTATTCTCTGAGGCATACAAagtttctgaaggcagaaactAATTAGTTACAGGTGGAGTGTTCAGGTGATCGTTAGGGAAAACCAAACAACATAGCAGTGTATTTTGTAGACCATGAGTGGCTTAAGACAAATGAAGGTCAATCAAGCAATCAGTTTCCTAGAGTTTGGGCTGAATTTGAAGACTGTTGGCTGGTAGTTCAGCAAACAGGAAAAGCTAAGTTAGGTTCTTTTTGCAGACAACCCCGACCATCAAAGACACTACAGCAGCCCCTACGGGCACACAGCTGAATGAACCGCAGGGCCATATTCACTGTCCTTCAAGGAAATCAAGAGTTAGGTATGCTACCTACCTCTGAAGCTAACTTATCTCTACAGCTCTGCTCAAGCTATACCAAAACTTGCCCTTCTCTAATGCAGTTCACCATCCACATTTACCCCATAATTTGACAATTTTAAGACACTTGTTAAGCCATAGCTtagctaacaggaaaaaaaaaatctccctccagAGCCACCcaacagattaattttttaatttaacatgcAAATTTAGAAAAGCAACCTGCACTAGAACACAAGTAGTAGATTAAATGATTGTAGCAAGTGTCACTTGGGCAAACTTTAACACAAAtaatctcagcagaaaaaaatacactgaagggATTAAATTTCATACTTCAAGAAATAACAGGATCAAGTATCAAAGGACAGTTACAACACAAAATGTAcaagtgtttcattaaaaaagtgGATTCTTTGCACAAGgaaggcctttttttcccccatttaatcCTTCTTTGTTCGTTTGGCTTTTGCAATATTCTCTTGGcgtttctgtttcttcttttgctctCGCTCCCTGGCCTCAATCATTTTTGCAAGCTTCCATGAAAGCGCTGCACTAATTATGAACAACGGTGTAAGGGCCAAGATCACCGTAGTAAGGAAGCCGTACGGGTCCTTTGCAGCCCACTCCACGATGTATTCAGCCCAAGCCTTAATATcgaacattttttctgtttttgtattGGGAAAACCCTATGgaataataaaaagataatttctgaGTATTCAGACAAATAAAAGCGCACGCACACAGCAATTACCATTTGAATGTAAGTCACCATCTTTCATTGTTAAAGAGCAAGCTCATTTTTGCTAGAAGTTAAAAGTCGTGTGTAGTGTGTGAAAGTAAGCATCATACAAACCCAGCGTTGACCCTACCCCGAAGTACAGCGTTTACAAAATAATTAGGCATTTCATCCAACAGAGCTTCGGACGCTACCAAGAAAAAATTGCTACATGGAAGAAAAGTGAGGTCTGCGCTTCTGTGGAAGAGAGGAGAGCCCAGCTGGCTTATCTTCCCAGAGGTTTTACCGGGGAGGCGAGGGAGCCGGGGCAGTGCTGTCAGTAGCAGGCCAGCGATGGTCGGCAAGTCAGAAACAACGCACAATCTGCGCCGGCAGCGAGCACGACGGTGCCCGTGTGCGCCGGCCCGCGCAGAGGCGCGCCGGTAGGGGCCACCAGACCGCCCGGGCCGGTCGCCCGCCAGCGCCCAGGCGGGCTCGGGAGCGCCGGAGCCCGCCTGCcaggagcaggagccaggcagccGCCACCCGGACACTGCCCCGGCGacgccctccctccctgcctgccgccGGCGCAGCCGCCGCGCTGTCCCCGCCGCGCGACACCGCCGCTGCCGCCACTCTGCCCCCCCCACCCGGTAACGGCcggccgcgcgccccgccccctcccaacggccgcgccgcggggacgGCCGCGCTGCGCTCAcctgcggcggggggggcccaGCGCCGCCTCGGGCACCCTCCGGGCGCCTCGAGCGACGGAAGGCTGGCGCCGAGGTCCCTGCGGAGAGAAGACACAGGCCGTGAGGGGAaggcgcccggcgcggcccgtCCCCGGCAGCGCTCGCCTCCGCCCGGCACAGGtagcgcggcgggggcggcgggaaggcaccgccgcggcgggggtggggcggggggccgtgccgtgccgtcccgccccccctcctgcctgccctcccgccgccccccgccgctgccccgcggtACCGCTGCCCTGGAGGCCGCCGGCCTGCCGAGCGGAAGCCGGAAGGAGGCGCCCGCTCCGCCCAtgccggcggggcgcggaggaAAGCgagtcccccccccccgccgcggctggCTAgagcggccccgccgggcgcccgaCCCACCTCCTTCGCGGCCGCACGCCACACGTCACTCTGGgggcggggcagcgccgcgcaCGTATACACAGATGCGGGAGTGGGCGGAGCCGCGCCACGCCCCCGGGGGCGGGACCCGCCACGCCCGGGCGGCGCTTCCCATTGGAAGCCCCGTgcgcgccgccggcagccggcgcGTTCCCGCGGACGGCGTGTTCCGCCTTGCCGCGGCGCTGGGGGTTTTGTTACTCGTTTAGAACAGGGTGTAGCCAGGAAAAAAGAGTTCCCAGGGCGTCCGAAGGGGTCTTTCACACTGTAAAATAAGCCTGTCGAGGCTGGTGGCGGAAGGCAGCTCGTGCAGCCTGGCAGCCATCGGTGACCCGCTCAGGCCGGTGCCAGTTTGGGAACTGGTGCGCTGCAGGCACGGTGGTGTCACTGGTCCGTAATGTCTCCGTTTTCTCTCCCGTTAGAGTGCTACTCGGGTGCGCGGTACGGTCCGGAGGTAGGCCCCACGTAACTCCTGCCAGGAGCTTGGCAAGATACCGCAGGTATCTCCTGCAGCTTGCGGGAGATCCTGACGCTCTCCGTTGGTCTTTCGGTGACTAACTGCAGTGCACCATGCAGTTCCCAGAGGTAAAAGTGCTGCGCAATAGCcgcttgctgctgctggagctgcagttgTTGCACTGCTCCCTGTTGAACTGACCTCAGCAAAAATACTCAGCTGATCTCAGGATAATCTGAGCGACTGTTAAAGCCTTTAATAGTCTCATAGCGAAAACTCAGGGTTTGAGGTTTTGCTTTATGTGTGTTGCACCAAGCCTTACCTTCTCCCTTTGTACACACGTGCGTACGCACAGACGCTGATGTGAATAAAATCTTCATTATGCTTCCAAAGCAAAGTTAAGCATAGGTTAGGCTGTTACCTTAGCACATGAGAAGATCTTGCAATCACTTAAACTGTATTGATCAGTTCAGGAGTTCCCTTCTCTGTAGCTTAACAGCAAATGCCATAAGACCATTCTGCTTTTgtatgtcttttctttctgtgaatatttacattatttaaagggcagaaaataggcaaataagaaatatattttgtcaaTGAGAGAGTCACTGACAAGAGATCTGACAACCTAAAATGCTTTAGATTATGTTGAATGCAATTTTGTGCTAAGTGcaaattttcattatttgtgCATTCTTATTCAAAACCTGTCTGTAGTGTTCAGGCTTTTGTAATACCTGTtgaaaatagaatagaatagaatagaatagaatagaatagaatagaatagaataggctatttcagttggaagggacctacaacaatcatccagtccaactgcctgaccgcttcagggctgaccaaaagctaaagcatggtattaagggcattgtccaaatgccttttaaacactgacaggcttggggcatcgaccacctctctaggaagcctgttccagggtttgaccaccctctcggtaaagaaatgcttcctaaggtccagtctgaacctcccctggcgcagctttgaaccattcccacgtgtcctgtcactggatcccaggagaagagctcagcacctccctctccacctcccctcctcaggaagctgcagagagcaacgaggtcgcccctcagcctccttttctccagactagacaagcccagagtcctcagccactcctcacaggacatgccttccagccctgtcaccagctctgttgccctccgctggacgcattcaaggaccttcacatccttcttaaatggtggggcccagaactgcacacagcgcTCAAGGGGAGGCCACACcagcgctgaatacagcgggatgatgccctctcttgaccagctggttgtgctgtgtttgatgcaccccaggatgcggttcgccctcttggctgccagggcaccctgctgactcctgttgagcctgctgtcgaccagcacccccaggtccctttctgcagggctgctctccagccactcctctcccagtttatgcTTGTGCCCGACATGACTCCATGCTGGGTGCAGCAtctggcattttgacttgttaaatttcatcccattaatcattacCCGATTGTCTAGATTATCTCtgatctatctagatccctctgcaaggcctcttgtcccttgaGAGAGTCCACAGCACCTCCTGGTTtggtatcatcggcaaacttgctaatggtgcattcaactcctgcatccagattcttgataaatacattgaacaggactggccctagaattgaacccagaggaacactgctggtgactgggCACCAGCCAGATGTACTCCCATTCACTGCAActctttgagctctgcccttcagccaggtTTTCACCCAGCATACCATGGACCCGCTCATCCcccagctggacaacttgtccagaaggatgctgtgagggacagtatctaAAatccttactaaaatccagaaaaactacatccaccacctttcTTTCATCCACTAGacaggtgaccttatcatagaaggatatcatattagttaaacaggactttcccttttgtgaacccatgttgattgtgcctgatgattgcattattctttaaatgtctttcagcAGCACCCAGTATAACCTTCtacataatttttccaggaattgAGGTTAGACTAagaggtctgtagtttcctgggtcttccctcatgccttTCTTGTAAATTGGAGtaacactggctagcttccagtcagcagggacctcccaagacctttggtagatacCTGTACATGTATCTCTGTACATGTGTTACTCAGCCATTTACATGAGCATTAAAACTCTTAGAGAGGTTATGGGTCCCTGTTTGGTCTGTAATTTGTAAATGTTATCAAAATATAACAGTCTAAATTTGTTGGAGCTTAGATAGTAGTTCTGAGGTGTTGTATTTATTGGTATCATTATAAGACATTTTTGCCTGCTGTGTAGCTAAGTTAAAAGTAGGTGCGCTATTACATAAGTATAGCCTATTTCTGGTAAAATTACGTATTGGGCTAGAGGGGACACAGTTACATTTCTGATGCTTGGATGCCAAATTCAGGTACATATGCCAAAATAAGCACTTAGTCAACAGCTATATACAAGCTGCTTAATATTACCCCCTTTAGACCTggtgcaaaattaatttcaagttcCAGTCTTTCACCTAATAGTAATAGTCtcatctgtctgtctttctaTGTCTTCTCTGCCTTAttgatttaaagagaaaagtgCCTGATCCATTGTGGCAGggacaaaataaaaagtaaggaTTTTTAATTCGCTTTTATAAGAAAGCAGATCTTACGTAATTACCTTTTCTGGTGTCCTTTCTCCCCCAATAGCTTCTGAAGTTGGCCAGTTATATTGGCAAAGTAGTAGAGGTCTCGTACATAATAATTCTGCTCCTTTAAGATTTGTGAAAGTAAGCAGCTAGGTAGAGAAGAAAAGCCCAGGCTACAACCTTGACTGAAAGCTGCAGTGCATCTGTATTAGGAATGAAGAGATGTTATGGGATTACTACCCGACGGGAAGGCTTCATTTAGGGCTTGCACTCTACCAAATTCAGAACAATTCAATCACAAGGCCATGCGAGATCAGggtacttgttttgcttttctgagttACTCCGCTGTTGTACTTCAAGTagtcaaaagagaaagagagaagagaaattcCAGAATTCACTACAACTTGAACAAAGCAGCACAACCCTTAGCGCACCATCAGTATACTTTAAAAGACCACATAAGGCATATGTTTATGTTAACTATAATTTTGGCAGTTAACTGCTACTTTGTAAATCTGCACTTTCTTTTACATCTCATCTAGAATTCCTTTAAATGACCCTGTTCTGTTATTTATAGCTATGTATGTGCCTGTGTGTATTTTAAGACAGACAGTCTATAATTTTGTATCTGTCAGTTACAAGCAGATGTGTGAGAGAATTGGAGGGCTTAGGAAGGAGCGGGAAAGGATCCACCGATGAAAGATCACATCATTTAAAGTGTGAAAGTCACAATTCATACTAAACTTCATAATGGTTTACTTAGATGTCATTTCAGATATCTAGGCTAGAAAGGAACTTTACTTAGGATGGAGTTAAGCTTTTCAGCAACTGCAAAACCCCagtggcaggagctgcagaagtaGCATCAAAATATAATACAGTATGAATTTATGAACCATCAACTTTGATAAAATTAAATAACtagttaatttttatatatgtgtatatatataaacatgtatGAACAGCACTAAAAGTTCCATTTCAATGGAATTTCATGAGAGCATGCTGGAGGGGACAAGCATTACTGTCCATTGGCACACTTTCAAAGAGTGAGTGGGCAGAGGAATGGAATTGGCACTCCAAAAATCCAGCAATAATAAAGTAAGATACAATGCAGAGAAGTCTGCTAAGAATATAATACAGGCATGGGAAATGGGAGAGTTACTTGCATGAAAGCAAAGCCTTTCTCATGCCAACAGTGAATGAAGAGACTATGAGTGTTTGAGTGTGTGTGGTGAAGACAAGCTTTGAGTAAACTTATTCATTTCACTCAGATGTGTTGACATGTATCAGTGATCCAGAATCACGCTATATAAGGAAGCTGCTAAATATTTGACGCACTGTAATCTGTAACTACCCTTTTATCATTTGTAAATTCTGAGGATAAACTAGTTCCTTGAAGCTACTTTTTTCTACATACAGCATGGATTTTCCAGTAATCTTTATG encodes:
- the SMIM15 gene encoding small integral membrane protein 15 yields the protein MFDIKAWAEYIVEWAAKDPYGFLTTVILALTPLFIISAALSWKLAKMIEAREREQKKKQKRQENIAKAKRTKKD